AGCAGTGTGTTCAGCCGGCCCGGCCGCCTTCCGTCGGGGCCGGTGACCAGGGACTCGCTGAGCGTCGGCAGTGCGCGCTCCGTGGTGAGCAGTTCGGCGGCCAGCTCTTCCACCGTCGGCGCGCTGCCGTCCTGCGGCGGGTCGAGTTTCAGCTCCTGCGCGAGGTGCCGTGCGGGCTCCACCCGTGCGGCCGGAGCGGGCAGCAACTCTCTCAGTACGGCGACGAGACCGGCGCCGACCGGGTCGTGCGCGGGAACCGTACGCACCGTGCGGCAGGTCGTGACGACGGCCCGGGCCCCTACGCGGTCCAGCTCGGCGCGCACCGTCTGCCAGGGCAGCGCCCAGGCCCGCCGCACCGTGTGTCCGGCCGCCACGGCACCGCCCGGCGGTTCCAGCCGGCCCACCACCAGGCCGACCGCCGTGCGGCACGACGGGGTCCACAGCGGACCCCCGCTGAACCCCGGACCGATCGCGGCGCCCGACAACTCGCCGTCCAGATAGCCGACTTCCTGGTCGAGCAGTTTCATCTCGACGTCCGCGAACGTGACCGGATCACCGCAGCCGTGCCACGCCCGCAGGGTCTGCCGCTGGGTCATGTCCGCCCAGACGACGGGCGGCGCCCACTCCGGCGCGGGCTCGGCCAGCCGTAGCACGCACAGGTCGCCGTGCCACACCGCGGTGCCGCTCCTGGGCGGCACCCATACCTCGACCCGTGCCCGGCTCCGCGACGCGCCGCGGGCGAAGACGACGTCGAGATCCCCGTCCGCGGGCCGCCCGGTGCTGAGCTGCGGCAGCCCGAGGGCCTCGTTGACCACATGCGCGCAGGTCAGTACCCGGTCCGAGGTGAGCAGAGCGGCGGCTCCGGCCGCCGTGCCACCGTCGGGGGCGTGGACGGAGACCACCGGCGGCGGGCCGGCGGACCGTTGGAACCAGCTCACCTACGCTCCGTGCGAATCTCGCCGCCAGGTCGCCGACACCGTCATCGTGGCCTTGCCCTTGGCGCTCACGATGCCGAGTTTCAGATCCTTGCCCACCTCGACACCGAACTCGACCGTGAAGGACTCGGGCGGCTGCTGCGCCCCCGACACCGCCGCATGGACCTCGTCCAGGAGCGGGCCCAGCGGGCGCAGTGTCGCACGCAGCCCCTCGACGGCGAGAGCGGCGACCCGGCCCCCGCCGACGGCGACGGCGCTCGGCGCGCCGAACTCCGCAGGCAGTCCCGGGGCCGGCGGTGCTTCGCCGACATCGGCGACCGCCACGCGGACGGCCGCTCCGGCCAGATCGAGTTCCAGGTACTCCGGCATGACGTCATTGTGCCGATCAAGGCTCCGTGGCGAGGCGGTTTGCGACGGATTCCCGTCGACAAGTGAGAGGAGCCGCCGCTCCGACCCGCCGCTCCGACCCGCTGCAAGTCAGGTGTACCAGGTCAGTAGGCTGAGCTGACTCCTCCCCGCACTGGCCTGGTCGCCGCCGACGGTGTCTCGGATCCACAGCGGTCGACTGTATGCAATATGCTGGACTGTGTATGCGGCTCACCGTCGACCTGCGGATTCCGTCGCACTGCGGAACGCCTCTGTCTCCACCAGCCGGAGCGTCCGCTCCGCCAGCTCGCTGATGCGCACCCCGTCGAAGCCGAACACCGCGCTGCGCACCGTGTCCTCCAGCGGTTCCTTCCACTGTGCCGGGATGGCGTCCGCGCCGGTCAGTACGCCGACCACCGAGCCCGCGGTCGCCCCGTTGGAGTCGGTGTCCAGGCCGCCGCGGACGGTGAGGGTGATGGTGCGGGTGAAGTCGCCGTCGCCGTAGAGGAGGCCGGCGGTCAGCACGGCGACGTTCGGGATGGTGTGGATCCAACCGAGCCGGGCGGTCTCCTCGTCGACGGTGGTGAGCGTGTCCTCCCAGGTCATCCGGGTGTCGTGGAGGGAGACGACCCGGCGTACGGTACGGGCGAGGCGGCTGCTCGCCGGGACGACCGCGAGCGCCTGGTCGACGGCGTGCCGCACGGTCGACGCCGTGAACGCCGCCGAGACCAGCGCCGCCGCCCACATCGCCCCGTACACGCTAAAACCCCGTTCTTGGGCTACTCCGAAAGGGGGCCTTAACCTCGGATCTTGAACACGTCTATGCGGCTTGGGCCAGGGTAGTTGCTGCTGGTTGCAAGTCGTTCTCGTAGGCGATCGGAGATCGCTGACCAAGGCGGGAGTGCTGGCGTCGGGTGTTGTATCGGGTCAGCCAGCGGAAGGCGTCGAGTCGCGCCTCGTGCTCGTTCGACCAGCTTTTGCGACCCTTGTCCTTGGCGGAGATCAAGAACTGGCCCGCCACCGTCAGCGTCACCCGCTGCGCCCTGGCGCTCGGGTAGGCAAGACCGCGTTGTACGACCAGATCAAGCGCGGGGAGCTGCCCGTCCGGACCATCCGCGTCGGGGCGCCGTAGGGCCGTGGTGACCGCCTCCCTAGTCCGCCTGCTGGAGACCGGAAGCCCCGACCCCCAGCCGACCCCGCCCGCTCCGGCCTCCGCGCTCGTGGCGGCCGGACATGGCGACTCTGGCCTCCCGGCACCACCTGACCGCCGACGGCGGCGGCGGGGTGGAGAGCAGCACGCACCCGGACAGCGGCGAACGTGTCTGGACGTGCTCCGCCTGCCCCGCACGAGGCAGCGGCGAAGACGCGGCACGTGCCCACGCGGCGCAGTGCCGTGGCTACAGCACCCGCCAGGGCGGCCGCAAAGCCCAACGCTGCGGGCCCTGGTTACGATCCCCCGATGGAATGGTGGAAAACGATCGCGCCCCTGGTCGGCGTCGTTCTGGGAAGTCTCGGCACACTGCTCGGACAGAAGTTGTCCGACACCCGCACCCTCCGACGTGATCGGCTGCTTGCTCAAGAAGAAGCGAAGATCCGTCTGGCCGCAGAGCGGGCGACTCTCCAGCGGGAATCAATCATGGAGATACAGCACGCGCTTGAAGGCAGCATGGCAGCGAACGAGCTGCCGCCCGGGGTCAGGATGAGTGAGCAATTCCGGGCAGCGGCAACGGAATCCGCATTGCACCTCCGTGCCCACATTGCGCGACTCGAAGACCGCGAACTGGCCGCCAGTGTGTTGGTGTGGCTGCAGCCACACCGAAGCGCGGCAGCAGCCCGGACGGCGCTCGACGCCCTTCAGGACCGCCTGAGCCGCCATCTCCGAGGGCTCTACGCGGATCGGTAGGCAGTACCACTGCCACGATCAGACAAGCAACAAGCGCCCGTAGGCGGTGAGTACTTCGCGCACCTCGGGCACGTCCTCCGTGCGCTCAGAGGAGAGGTCCCCGGATGCGTCGATGACGTTCCTGGCCTCTTCGGCGGCCTGCTCGGGCTCGTTCGCGTCGGGGGCCACCGCGAGCCACGACCGGTGCGGGGCGACCTCCCGGGCGTGCGTGGCGCCGTAGCATCCCAGCACGTCCTGGAGCAGCGGCACCGCGCGGAGAGCGGCCGGTGCAACTCCGTGGAAACGCGGGCGTCCATGACCTCCAGCTCCTCGCGGTTCACCCAGTACGCCCACGAGGACGCCGGAGGGCCGTCTGTGGCGTCCAGGGCGGCGTGCAGCCCGAAACGGCGTGCGTGCGCGTCGGCGTCGTGGACTTCTCCCGGGTGCCTCCGGTGCGAAGAGAGCCGGACCCGGAGCGCGAGAGCGGACGTGGCGTCGCGCTCGTGGAACAGCTCGCGGAGGACTGGGGAACCGATCCGCTGCCGTGGGGGAAAATGTGACCGGTCCGACGATACTGGCATCCGGCTATAGCCGGATGTCGCGGGTCCAGGCTTTGGAGCTGCCCGGCGAACTGGTCTTGCATGCAGCGGCGTAGCACCGCCAGACCCAGGCGTTCTTCCAGCGTCGGATTTCGATCTCTGCTCCCTTACACCGCCCGCACTTCGGGGGCCGGGCGAAAGTCTCCGCGTGTTCGTGTGCGAGTAGTTTGCGGGCGAAGTAGCCGCCGTGCATCGTTAGCATGACTTCGCGTGTGTTGCTTTGTGAGAGTGCGTTGAGGCTGCCGAGCATGACGGTGTGTTCGTCGATCACTGCGATTTTCTGGTGCATGACATGGATGGGGACAACGGTCTGGGCGACGGTGCGCAGGTCTGCGATGAGTGCCTGACTGGTCTCTCTTCTTTGGAGTTGGTCGGTGTCGTCTCGGATGAACACGGTGATGCGTACGCCGCGGTCGGCCGCTGCTTTCAGTTCAGGGAGCAAGGCGCGGATCCGGTTGGCCACCCATGGTGCCCAGAGCCACAGGGATTGTTTTGCCTGTCGGATCTCGGTGGTGAAGGTGATGTAGAAGTCGCGTTCGTCGTCGATGTCGGTCACTTCGACGTGCCGGCTGAGGACTTCGGCGAGGGCGATGCCGAACTCCCCGCGATGGGCCGGTGGCGTGTGTGGCGGGGTGATGAGGTGTTTGGCAGGCAGTACCCGGACACCGTGGGTGCCGACCAGGGCGTCGAGTTCAGCCAGGGCTGTTCCCGGCCTGGCCCCGCTGACGCGTTGCCCGCTGGCGATGACGTAGAGGCGGGTTCTGACGCGGGTGACGGCGACGTTGAACAGGCGCACGCCGTTGCGTCTCCACTCGTCAGCGCCGGGCTGGCGGTGGGCGAGAGCCATCCACAGTTCGCGGCTGTCCGCGTTGCCTTCCACGGTGTCGAAGATGACGACGTCGAACTCCCGGCCCTGAAACCTGTGTGCCGTTCCAACTTCGGCCAGCGGACGGCCACCGGAGCCTTCGACATCTCGTAGTGCTTCCAAGGTGGCTTCGGCCTGGACCCCGTACGGGGTGACGATTCCTGCTTCTTCGCCCTGCTCGCGGTGCAGTTCCACCAGAGCCCGCGCGAGGAGAGAGCCGGCCGGCCACCAGCCTTTCCGGCTGCCGGTCAAGTGGGCTCGGGCCAGCTCGTGCAGGCCGTCGGTGTCGATCAGCACGATCTCGGGATCGCTGTCGGGCCGCTCCGCAAGCGTCTGGGAGCCGCCGCGCAGCATTCCCCCGTAGGCGAGACCGTTGGCCAGTTTCATCAGGGCTGGGCCGAAGCGATGCTGTTCGGTCAAGGTGACGCAGGCCGGGTGTGCCTGGGCATCCGCGGGTTCGAAGATGCCGCAGTGCTGAAAGACGTCGGGGAGCAGCCAGTTTTTGATGTCGTCGCGTTCCTGCTCCTTGAGCCCGCTCGGGATGACTGGGCCGAGCTGCATGAAATCGCCGAGCAGGACGGCAGCTCTACTGGCTTTGCCGGTGGCCAGGAGCACCTCGGGCAGAGCGGCTGCACCGGCCTCATCGACCAAGACCACGTCGTAAGGGCCTTCGAAAACTGCCCGGTTGGAACGGAACCGGGCCAGTGTGGTGGCGACCAGCTTGGCGCTCTTGATGATCTCGCCCTGGGCGTTGCGGGCCAGCCGCTCGTATTCCTCCTGGGTGTTCTGGTACTGCTGCTCCAGCTGCGGCTTACGGGCGCTTTCGGCGGCCACAAGTGGACGGAGGCGTTCGGCCCGGTCGTGCAGGGTCGGCCAGTCCTTCTTCGCGGCCTGTTCGGTCAGCGTCTGGGCCTGTTGCGCTGCGACAGCCGCCGCAGTGGCCTGGTTCTTTTCCTGCTCGGCCGAGGTACACAGTCTGTGTGCCCGCTCTGTTGCCGCCCGTGTGGCGTGGGCCTCTCTGTCGAGGTGCCGGATCTGTTCCCGGCTGAGCGGGACGGAGTCGGACAGCTCCGTGATTTTGGCATCGAGTGCAGAGATCCGGGCGGCGGCGGTATGGTGCGCGTCCACGGACTGCTGACGCGCTGCCTCCGCCTGCTCTTCGGCGTCAGCCAGTTGCTCCTGGAGCGCGACCAGCTTCTCGCGCGCACGCCAGCGGGCCACCGACCCTTTCGCCTCCCACTGCTTCACCTGATTCCGCAGGGGTCGGCACTCCTCAGCGGCCAGCAACGCATCAGCTGCTCGGTGTTCTGCAGCCTGCCGGACCCTGGCCGACTCGTCGCAGAGCCGGTCCACCTCGCGCCATACCTCGCGCGAGGGCTCTGCTGCGGCAGCCCGGTCCGACGCCACCTTCGCCGCCTCCGCAGTTTCGGCCATGTCGCGAGCGGCCTGCGCGTACCGGTCGTCGGCCGCGTCGCTGCGGGCCAGTGCGGAGGCCAGGTCCTGACCGGGCGTGCGCAGCAGTTGCAGTGCAGCGAAGTATCCGGCCGCGTCGAACCCGGCGAGTGCAGCGTCCATGGCGGCAAGTTGACCGGCGCGGTCGCGGATGTCGACCAGTTCAGCTTCCACGGCGCTACGGCGCTGAGCCGTCTGCGCTAATCGGGTTCGGAGCATGAGCGGCAGCGACACCGAAGGGTCTTCCGCCACCTCTTTAAGATGCGGCGGGCCCACACGGACGATCTCACCCGGACTGTGGCGCTTCTCCCGCACCACCCCGAGCAGGGCGTTATCCACAGCGACATTGGTCGCAGAGACCAGCAGCACCCGCTCGCCCCGCGCGATCAGGTCACCGATGGCGCGTTTGAGGACCGTGGTCTTACCGGTCCCCGGCGGCCCCCACACCAGATGAACCCCTTCACCCAGGCACGCCCGGTAGGCGTCTGCCTGGGCCGGGTGGAATCCAGGAGGGTCCGGCTCCGCTCCCGGAGCCCCGCCGATACTGCGGGCTGCCAGGGCCGCGGCCAGCGGGTGTTCGCCCAGTTGGGCGATGCCGTCGCGCAGGGCCTCGATGAGGAAGGTGGGCGGCTGCTTCAGCATCCACAGGTGGGCGTCGGTGATGTCGGCGAACTCGGCCACACGCAAGGTGAGCAGGGACCCGTTCTGCACCGTCTCGGAGACGCTGAAGCCGTCCTTCTCGATGGCCCTGTCGTGGGGCCCGGCCAGCCGCAGGCTGTCCAACTGGTCCGGCCCGATGTCAGTGCCGCGCAAGTCCACCGCGTACTGGCCGGATTCACCGGTCCGGGCCGCTCGCCCGATCCGCTGCCAGCGCGCTCTTCTCCCTGCGCCTCCTTCCAAGGCGATCCATTCGCCGAGTGCCGCCGTGATCTCCTCACGCCACCCCACGTACCGTCCCCCAGCCCTGCCCCGCTTCGGACTGGCAGACCTACCCAGTCACACGGTGCAACATGCCGGGCTTGGTTGGTGACCAACCGGTGGCGCGGCGCTTGTCAGTACTCGGGCCGAGAGGATCAGACGACCTACGTGACGTAAAGCCAAGAAGCGCAGATCTTAATTGTCCGCGAGCTCCAAGTCGCCCACCGTGTACTCAACGACGAGCGGGCTCGCCACTACGCACCGAGAAGTGGCATAGGTGTGAGGGATGAGCCCAGTGACCCGCGCATACCCGGTCATCACAGCGGAAGTGTCGATGCTGTCGTCCGCGTCATCCAGTGCGTGCAGCAGCTCCTGCACGTCTTGGCCATGCAGGCGTGCTGCTGTCGGGCGTGAGATCTGATCGGTCGCCATTGTGTCACGGTGCCTGATGAGTGCGTCGACGACCTGCCCGGCCCTTGCGATGAAAGCGCTGCCCAAGCTGGAGGCCGAGTTCATCGCGTCCGGCGCGAGTCCTTCGATCGGCATCGCATTCCAGCCGCGTAGATGCTGGACCGACCCATGCATCAACAGACGGCAGCGCCCGTCGGTGCCACCTTCACGTGCCGGCTCTACGAACAGGACGAGATTCTGGTGGGTGTCGCTGAACGTCACGCAGCGAAGCGGCGCTTCGAATTGCACCCACTGGCCAGGTCGTAGCTGAGGCTCCGTGTACCAGTCTGCAAGAAGCGCAACGTGCTTGTGCACCTCACGTAGGTGCCGCAGTTGACTTTGCTCGCTATCCACAGCTGGCGTGTCCATGTCGACGCCGCCTAAAGGCGTGGTCAGGCGAAGCGCACCCATGCGCGCGGCACGCCGCGGCTCAGGGACGAACTGTCGCAGTTTGCTGTCCGACAAGTAGACGATCTCGCGCAAGGGACACCCCGTTCGGTGAGCTGGCGATGACAGGAGCCATCCTGCCAGCGCCCACTGACAGTGGCCGACGCCGCACGATCGCTCTGCCTATTCCTCCAGCTGACAGCGGCGTGTGCGAGCTGGCCCGATAATGAGCAGGCATGCACCTTACGCCGCGATGTCTGGGGGGACGTCATGGAAGATCGGCTTGAGACGGGTTCGGAACTGCATCGACTCAACGAGGAAGTTGAGGACATAGGTAAAGGTCAGACCCGTCATGAGGGGAGACTGGGAGACTTCGAGGATGAGCTTCTCGGTGTTCGAGCTGACGTCGTCAGGCTCGGCAGCGAGGTCTCGGAAGTGCGTCAGGAGATCGAAGGACTGGAGGGTACGGTCTCCGGCACTCGCCAGATGCTCGACACATTTATTGAACAGTACGGCCGTGACAGAGAAGTGGCGAAAGCCCAGGCCGAACTGTCCCGCTTGACGACCCAGTGGCATGCGGACTTCGGACAGCGCAAGCAGACCCGTGCCCTGGCGCGCGGGTTGGTTCATACCCTCACCGCCCATGCTGTCTACAGGACTGTGGTCAGCTCAGCTGCGGTGCGTGCCTGTACCGAAGAGCGGATGCTCCTCGAACCGACATACTGGCTGGCTCCGGCTGCGATGGCGGTCGCAGCGAAGTTCCGCGATGAAGGTGAGCGCGGCGAGAGTGCGCAGGCGCATGCACGCATGCTGGATGCTGCCAAGGCCGACCTCTTCTTCTCGCTGACGTGCTCGCGCTTCGGAGACGAGACGCAAGCGGCTGCATGGATGGACATGTACCTCCAGTCACTCGACCCTCAGGAACTCGGCCAGGACTTCTTCGTCGTCCTGGATGCCATTGCGAGCAAGGAACTGGGCGACGAGGCGCTTGGGTATGCCCAGCGGGCGATGGCGGGATGGAACCGGAGCATCCTCCAGTTCCCCGGTGAGAAACATGCGTTCGCTGACGTGCGTGGTGGTGAGCAGTGGAAGACTCGTCTGGAGAACTTGCGGCGGCGGATGGCCAAGAAGCAATACTCGGCGCTGCGTAGAACGAGCGGAAACCAGTGGGACGGACTTCGCCTTGGGTGGGAACTCGCGACCGTGCCCGACCAGACCCTGGCTTATCTCGTGCACATGTTCCCTGACGGACCCGACGGAGTCGACTGGCCCATCAAGGATGGCCGCTACGTGGATAGGGCCCTGGAACGCCTGATCAACCAGCTTGAACCCGACGAAGCAGACTTGCGGGCGAAGATGCGGCGACTGGAGCAAGTCATCGCGCATGACGGAGACCTTGAAGCCGTCGGGCAGGCGCACGAGTCGCCCTTCAGCCCCGATGCCGATCCCGTGACGTTCATGACGCTCCTTGATCAGGCAGTCTTCGAACCGGATGAAGCCCGGCTCGGCCCGCCGGCTCGCCGCATGGCCCTTCGCGCCATTTGGCCAACCCTGGAAAACGCCGCCAACCGGATCGTCGCAGAGTCCCGGCAGCATCTTCCCCAGAGCATCACGCTGAGTATTGCGGACTGGTCCTGCACTGTTTCGACGGACCCGGAGCTGTTTCTAGATCCGGACCCGCTCCTTCGTGACCTTGCCGCGCACATTACGCGGCAGACACAGGTCCAGTCAGAGGCGGTCGTGCGGAGATGGCCACGCGTCTGCGGTGCGCTAGCGATGGGAGGAGTCAGCGGGTTGTTGGTGGTGCCGTTTGTTGACGAAACGTGGCGAGGGTTCTTCACGCTCCTCGCCATCGGCATGGTCGCGTGGGGTGTATGGGAAATCTGCGGTGTTCCGCGCCGAAGGAAGCAGGTACACGAGCAGGGTGACCGGTTGCGCAACGACTCCGTCGCGACCTTGGCCAAGGCGCTCGCCCAAGGCAAGGACTTCTTCGAGGAATGGCACGAGGCCATGGAAGGACTGTCAGACCTCACCTCTTGGGGAGGGCATCCCAACTCCAACTGACCACCGGATCACACGACCCTACCGAGGGCACAGAAAAGGAACATGAGTGGACGCCTCCAAGCTGATCGGCGGCCGTTACAGGCCGAAGGAACGGCTCGGCAGCGGCGCCATGAGTGAGGTATGGACAGCCGAAGACCTCAATCTGGGCCGGACCGTGGCTCTCAAGATCCTTGCGGGGCGACGTATGGCCCAGCGCGGAGCCCGCACAGAGTTTGCTCAGCCGACAGCACGAGGGGTCAGACGCGAGGGCTTGGCCATGGCGAGGGCCATGCATGCAAACATCGCACACATCTATGACGCCGGTGAACACGACGGCGAGCTCTACATTGCTATGGAGTACGTCAAGGGACAATCACTTGCCGAACACCTGAAGACGGGGCCACCCCTACCCCTTGAACGAACCGTACGGTGGACGCGTCAGATCTGCGAAGGCCTCAGCGCAGCGCACACTGCGCAAGTGATCCACCAGGACATCAAGCCCGGCAACATCATGATCACGCTTCAGGGCGACGTGAAGATCGTGGACTTCGGACTGGCCCTTCTCGCCGACCTCACTCAGTCCCGCACCAGTGCCGGCACCCCGCTCTACATGGCACCAGAGCGGTGGGATGGAGAGCCCGGCAGCCGACGCAGCGACCTGTACTCCACAGGGTGCGTCCTGTACGAGATGCTGACAGGGCGTCCACCCTTCGGCACCTCTGATGACGACCCCATGACCGTGGGCAGGATGCATCAGGACGATGCGCCGGCACCTCCGAGTGCCCATCGTCCCGGCGTGCCCGCTCAGCTGGACTCCATCGTCGGGACACTGCTGGCCAAGGACCCGGCGCAGCGCCCGCAGAGCGCAGAAGCGGTTGCCCACGCTGTGAGCAAAACGCAGCGTGTGCTGGATACTGCAGCCGCGAACGACGAGATCGGACGAGCAGACCCGCCTGATACGCGTGACCGCGATGCTGGCTTCTCCGAGCGTATCCGCGACCTGGA
The nucleotide sequence above comes from Streptomyces sp. NL15-2K. Encoded proteins:
- a CDS encoding CU044_2847 family protein, with product MPEYLELDLAGAAVRVAVADVGEAPPAPGLPAEFGAPSAVAVGGGRVAALAVEGLRATLRPLGPLLDEVHAAVSGAQQPPESFTVEFGVEVGKDLKLGIVSAKGKATMTVSATWRRDSHGA
- a CDS encoding AAA domain-containing protein: MGWREEITAALGEWIALEGGAGRRARWQRIGRAARTGESGQYAVDLRGTDIGPDQLDSLRLAGPHDRAIEKDGFSVSETVQNGSLLTLRVAEFADITDAHLWMLKQPPTFLIEALRDGIAQLGEHPLAAALAARSIGGAPGAEPDPPGFHPAQADAYRACLGEGVHLVWGPPGTGKTTVLKRAIGDLIARGERVLLVSATNVAVDNALLGVVREKRHSPGEIVRVGPPHLKEVAEDPSVSLPLMLRTRLAQTAQRRSAVEAELVDIRDRAGQLAAMDAALAGFDAAGYFAALQLLRTPGQDLASALARSDAADDRYAQAARDMAETAEAAKVASDRAAAAEPSREVWREVDRLCDESARVRQAAEHRAADALLAAEECRPLRNQVKQWEAKGSVARWRAREKLVALQEQLADAEEQAEAARQQSVDAHHTAAARISALDAKITELSDSVPLSREQIRHLDREAHATRAATERAHRLCTSAEQEKNQATAAAVAAQQAQTLTEQAAKKDWPTLHDRAERLRPLVAAESARKPQLEQQYQNTQEEYERLARNAQGEIIKSAKLVATTLARFRSNRAVFEGPYDVVLVDEAGAAALPEVLLATGKASRAAVLLGDFMQLGPVIPSGLKEQERDDIKNWLLPDVFQHCGIFEPADAQAHPACVTLTEQHRFGPALMKLANGLAYGGMLRGGSQTLAERPDSDPEIVLIDTDGLHELARAHLTGSRKGWWPAGSLLARALVELHREQGEEAGIVTPYGVQAEATLEALRDVEGSGGRPLAEVGTAHRFQGREFDVVIFDTVEGNADSRELWMALAHRQPGADEWRRNGVRLFNVAVTRVRTRLYVIASGQRVSGARPGTALAELDALVGTHGVRVLPAKHLITPPHTPPAHRGEFGIALAEVLSRHVEVTDIDDERDFYITFTTEIRQAKQSLWLWAPWVANRIRALLPELKAAADRGVRITVFIRDDTDQLQRRETSQALIADLRTVAQTVVPIHVMHQKIAVIDEHTVMLGSLNALSQSNTREVMLTMHGGYFARKLLAHEHAETFARPPKCGRCKGAEIEIRRWKNAWVWRCYAAACKTSSPGSSKAWTRDIRL
- a CDS encoding SAVMC3_10250 family protein, producing the protein MREIVYLSDSKLRQFVPEPRRAARMGALRLTTPLGGVDMDTPAVDSEQSQLRHLREVHKHVALLADWYTEPQLRPGQWVQFEAPLRCVTFSDTHQNLVLFVEPAREGGTDGRCRLLMHGSVQHLRGWNAMPIEGLAPDAMNSASSLGSAFIARAGQVVDALIRHRDTMATDQISRPTAARLHGQDVQELLHALDDADDSIDTSAVMTGYARVTGLIPHTYATSRCVVASPLVVEYTVGDLELADN
- a CDS encoding serine/threonine-protein kinase, yielding MDASKLIGGRYRPKERLGSGAMSEVWTAEDLNLGRTVALKILAGRRMAQRGARTEFAQPTARGVRREGLAMARAMHANIAHIYDAGEHDGELYIAMEYVKGQSLAEHLKTGPPLPLERTVRWTRQICEGLSAAHTAQVIHQDIKPGNIMITLQGDVKIVDFGLALLADLTQSRTSAGTPLYMAPERWDGEPGSRRSDLYSTGCVLYEMLTGRPPFGTSDDDPMTVGRMHQDDAPAPPSAHRPGVPAQLDSIVGTLLAKDPAQRPQSAEAVAHAVSKTQRVLDTAAANDEIGRADPPDTRDRDAGFSERIRDLDRYIFDLELRYGASAPLVIEARGEHAELTGRSGDTRGAAALYDRLGHDCQNFFGPYDVRALNAFEGVARWIARSGARYEP